A section of the Deltaproteobacteria bacterium genome encodes:
- a CDS encoding AMP-binding protein: protein MTTERPDLSAGFPAMSIEEAHRRMTAPGSMLEVEEREIRGVRIKVWKNAPPTLAEVFAMSQFFADRTFLVNDDERVTFDAHRRAVARFAARLVADGVKKGDRVAIVMRNLPEWSVAFWAAALTGAIVTPLNAWWTGPELEYGLRDSGTKIAIADAERWERLREHVDACPDLERIYVSRSTEQDIADPRVQKLEEIVGPPNGWAAIEQVDVPNVALDADDDATIFYTSGTTGKPKGAVITHRNIISNVFNALAAQSRAFLRRGEAPPAPNPLAAQKAMLISVPFFHATGCFAIMVPALLAGMKLVMQRRWNVDQALEIIQRERITNAGGVPTIAWQIIEHPRFDEFDLSSLESIAYGGAPSAPELVRRLKERFPKMTPGQGWGMTETSATATSNVGEDYERKPSSCGVPSPTGEVRIVGNDGADVATGEVGELWYRGPIVVRGYWNNPQATAETFVDGWVKTGDLARLDDEGFVYIVDRAKDMLIRGGENIYCVEVESALYEHPAVMDAAVVGIPHRTLGEEPAAVVHLKADVHATEEELRHFVSQKLAAFKVPVKILFLPETLPRNANGKILKKDLKALFGA, encoded by the coding sequence ATGACGACCGAGCGCCCCGATCTGTCCGCCGGCTTCCCCGCCATGTCCATCGAGGAAGCGCACCGCCGCATGACGGCCCCGGGGTCGATGCTGGAGGTGGAGGAGCGCGAGATCCGCGGCGTCCGCATCAAGGTCTGGAAGAACGCGCCGCCGACGCTCGCCGAAGTGTTCGCGATGAGCCAGTTCTTCGCGGACCGCACCTTCCTCGTGAACGACGACGAGCGCGTGACCTTCGACGCGCACCGGCGCGCCGTGGCCCGCTTCGCCGCCCGCCTCGTCGCCGACGGCGTGAAGAAGGGCGACCGCGTCGCGATCGTCATGCGGAACCTGCCCGAATGGAGCGTCGCGTTCTGGGCCGCGGCGCTCACGGGCGCGATCGTGACGCCGCTCAACGCCTGGTGGACCGGTCCCGAGCTCGAGTACGGCCTCCGGGACTCCGGCACCAAGATCGCGATCGCCGATGCCGAGCGCTGGGAGCGCCTGCGCGAGCACGTCGACGCCTGTCCCGATCTCGAGAGGATCTACGTCAGCCGCTCGACCGAGCAGGACATCGCCGACCCACGCGTGCAGAAGCTCGAGGAGATCGTCGGCCCGCCGAACGGGTGGGCCGCGATCGAGCAGGTCGACGTGCCGAACGTCGCTCTCGATGCCGACGACGACGCCACCATCTTCTACACCTCGGGGACGACCGGGAAGCCGAAGGGCGCGGTCATCACCCACCGCAACATCATTTCCAACGTGTTCAACGCGCTCGCCGCGCAGTCGCGCGCCTTTCTCCGCCGCGGCGAGGCGCCGCCGGCGCCGAATCCGCTCGCGGCTCAGAAGGCGATGCTCATCTCGGTGCCGTTCTTCCATGCGACCGGCTGCTTCGCGATCATGGTCCCGGCGCTCCTCGCCGGCATGAAGCTCGTGATGCAGCGCCGCTGGAACGTCGACCAGGCGCTCGAGATCATCCAGCGCGAGCGCATCACCAACGCGGGCGGCGTTCCGACGATCGCCTGGCAGATCATCGAGCACCCGCGCTTCGACGAGTTCGACCTGTCGTCGCTCGAGAGCATCGCCTACGGCGGCGCGCCGTCGGCGCCGGAGCTGGTGCGGCGCCTGAAGGAGCGGTTCCCGAAGATGACGCCCGGACAGGGCTGGGGCATGACGGAGACGTCCGCCACCGCGACGAGCAACGTCGGAGAGGACTACGAGCGGAAGCCGTCGAGCTGCGGCGTGCCGTCGCCGACCGGCGAGGTGCGGATCGTGGGGAACGACGGCGCCGACGTGGCGACGGGGGAGGTCGGCGAGCTCTGGTATCGCGGTCCGATCGTCGTGCGCGGCTACTGGAACAATCCGCAGGCGACCGCCGAGACGTTCGTCGATGGCTGGGTGAAGACGGGCGACCTCGCGCGCCTCGACGACGAGGGCTTCGTCTACATCGTCGACCGCGCCAAGGACATGTTGATCCGCGGCGGCGAGAACATCTACTGCGTCGAGGTCGAGAGCGCGCTCTACGAGCACCCGGCGGTGATGGATGCGGCGGTCGTCGGCATTCCCCACCGGACGCTCGGCGAGGAGCCGGCGGCCGTCGTCCACTTGAAGGCGGACGTCCACGCGACCGAGGAGGAGCTCCGCCACTTCGTCTCGCAGAAGCTCGCGGCGTTCAAGGTGCCGGTGAAGATCCTCTTCCTCCCCGAGACCCTGCCGCGGAACGCCAACGGCAAGATCCTGAAGAAGGACCTGAAGGCCCTCTTCGGCGCGTAG
- a CDS encoding type II toxin-antitoxin system VapC family toxin encodes MNLLLDTCTFLWSIEGGAAISEAARAALADATNTVYLSSVSAWEIATKHALGKLPLPEAPEKYVPTQRRARGIEPLPLDEEAALHLARLPMLHRDPFDRMLICQALIGAMMLVTPDPEIGRYPVRTLW; translated from the coding sequence GTGAACCTGCTCCTCGACACCTGCACCTTCCTCTGGAGCATCGAAGGCGGCGCCGCGATCTCCGAGGCGGCGCGGGCCGCGCTCGCCGACGCGACGAACACCGTCTACCTCAGCAGCGTGTCGGCATGGGAGATCGCGACGAAGCACGCGCTCGGAAAGCTGCCGCTCCCCGAAGCGCCGGAGAAGTACGTCCCGACACAGCGCCGCGCGCGCGGGATCGAGCCTCTCCCCCTCGATGAGGAAGCGGCGCTCCACCTCGCTCGCCTGCCCATGCTTCACCGGGATCCGTTCGACCGCATGCTCATCTGCCAGGCCCTCATCGGCGCGATGATGCTCGTCACTCCCGATCCCGAGATCGGTCGCTATCCGGTTCGCACGCTCTGGTAG
- a CDS encoding type II toxin-antitoxin system Phd/YefM family antitoxin, translated as MVKLNIHEAKTRLSEYLDRLERGEEDVVTICRRNEPIAELRALPRPRKTPRPIFRRDPRFKLAEGFFEPLSEEVMRGFEGRS; from the coding sequence GTGGTGAAGCTCAACATCCATGAGGCGAAAACCCGCCTTTCCGAGTACCTCGATCGTCTCGAGCGCGGCGAGGAAGACGTGGTCACGATCTGCCGACGCAACGAGCCGATCGCGGAGCTCCGGGCGCTGCCGAGGCCCCGCAAGACTCCCCGTCCGATCTTCCGGCGCGATCCCCGCTTCAAGCTGGCCGAGGGATTCTTCGAACCGCTCTCCGAGGAGGTGATGCGCGGGTTCGAAGGCCGCTCGTGA
- a CDS encoding DUF11 domain-containing protein: protein MPQLPVRPRHRTPALRVLSALAMIALLGAARLALAANPTPVQLFYMPFPEDQLLTGLQAIESGSSSTDPTNPITTYISIAAVANGTIIYYDQWENGYDSDIANPTDLYSSPGNTDGTQIWGDGNTTNGFPPGVPSDLINAGTVIILNNNINTGNLLAIDFDGRDKIAATRTVAVTHTAWAAGSGTLLAGSVEVLDTSNWGLEYRAPVGQDIPDATDHQMFEYTSLVIQAGEGGANVQIDADANGTFDTNVALAEGESYFVNGGVNAGARVLADAPVQVDILTGDIGSNYESRDSALVPVSRWSTAAYTPVSTVTTGGTGTTVWLYNPGAGNLTVQYTTRDGGGNLITTPLVVPGGAAGGYLAQIIPDGYGARFTAASDFFAFSTTNSTDSSTGGNQAWDWGFTLVPEESLTRQVLIGLGLGRDPTSGVNPNENGNPVWVTPVGNGDTAVTVYVDYDANPATGGLTDPNGNKYDVALSLKELERAKVYDTNDRNQTGMLLYTLANGVDLAAAWGQDPATATGGAPGLDVGTGVPPLAMFSSGKNGTLHTDNDGDGFVSPGDVLTYSIVVTNISRAPVPNVLLQDSLPADVTYVPNSTLFTNASNVTTPIPDDGIGTAFPLDGPGKVLDSVNPLPVGGTYTVTFQVLIDSFPNLTPGTTQIVNLCSATALGIQVPCADTTTIFGCIGDFVWNDLDADTVQDGGPETGIPSVQLNLYRDANGNGSIDGGEDVIATQATNGSGIYHFYGIEAGTYIVDVVNATVPAGYVLTTANDPKAITLAGGQCNLTADFGYRLPPTVTPTPTITTTPTPTRTATVTATRTATPTLTATPTTTATVTVTPTPTRTATPTVTATPTLTPTPTVTATATVTATPTVTPTPTRTATPALTATPTVTATPTVTPTPTVTATPTATATPTVTATRTVTATPTVTATRTATPSPTRTPTATPTAVLPPLNHFQCYETHRQPARIYGVTLDDVFGPSVVDLKKLKRICAPADKNMEDPTAPMDPDHLGVFTIKQTSPRFRPVEDVVVENQFGIQRMNVTKPDRLLLPTAKSLTGPPVMPPSFGVDHFKCYKIAYAKLRKFNITVEDQFGFITVDIKKPTHLCVNADKNGEGIPDLTQNLMCYKVVVSPGTPAAQLPNLIYTTDQFGTDQYGVYGARELCVPSQVTFPE, encoded by the coding sequence ATGCCGCAGCTCCCCGTTCGCCCACGACATCGCACGCCCGCGCTGCGCGTGCTGTCTGCCCTTGCGATGATCGCACTCCTCGGAGCCGCTCGCCTCGCCCTCGCGGCCAACCCGACTCCGGTGCAGCTCTTCTACATGCCGTTCCCGGAAGACCAGCTGCTCACCGGCTTGCAGGCGATCGAGTCCGGGAGCTCGAGCACCGACCCGACGAACCCGATCACGACGTACATCTCCATCGCCGCGGTCGCGAACGGCACCATCATCTACTACGACCAGTGGGAGAACGGGTACGACAGCGACATCGCCAACCCGACGGACCTCTACAGCTCGCCCGGCAACACCGACGGCACGCAGATCTGGGGCGACGGCAACACCACGAACGGGTTCCCCCCCGGGGTGCCGTCCGACCTCATCAACGCCGGCACCGTCATCATCCTCAACAACAACATCAACACCGGCAACCTCCTCGCCATCGACTTCGACGGCCGCGACAAGATCGCGGCGACGCGCACCGTCGCGGTGACGCACACGGCGTGGGCGGCCGGCTCCGGCACGCTCCTCGCCGGATCGGTCGAGGTGCTCGACACCTCGAACTGGGGCCTCGAGTACCGGGCGCCGGTCGGCCAGGACATCCCCGACGCGACCGATCACCAGATGTTCGAGTACACGTCCCTCGTCATCCAGGCCGGCGAAGGCGGCGCGAACGTCCAGATCGACGCCGACGCCAACGGAACGTTCGATACCAACGTCGCCCTCGCCGAGGGCGAGAGCTACTTCGTGAACGGCGGGGTGAACGCCGGGGCGCGCGTGCTCGCGGACGCTCCCGTACAGGTGGACATCCTGACGGGCGACATCGGCTCCAACTACGAGAGCCGCGACTCGGCGCTCGTGCCGGTGTCGCGCTGGTCGACCGCCGCGTACACGCCGGTCTCGACCGTGACCACGGGCGGCACCGGCACGACGGTATGGCTCTACAATCCGGGCGCCGGCAACCTGACGGTGCAGTACACGACCCGCGACGGCGGCGGGAACCTCATCACGACCCCGCTCGTCGTGCCCGGCGGCGCCGCCGGCGGCTACCTGGCGCAGATCATCCCCGACGGCTACGGCGCCCGCTTCACCGCCGCCTCGGACTTCTTCGCCTTCTCGACCACCAACTCGACGGACTCGTCGACGGGCGGCAACCAGGCGTGGGACTGGGGCTTCACCCTCGTGCCCGAGGAGTCGCTGACGCGCCAGGTGCTGATCGGCCTCGGTCTCGGTCGCGATCCGACGTCGGGCGTGAACCCCAACGAGAACGGCAATCCGGTGTGGGTGACGCCGGTCGGAAACGGCGACACGGCCGTCACCGTCTACGTCGATTACGACGCCAACCCCGCCACCGGCGGGCTCACCGACCCGAACGGCAACAAGTACGACGTCGCGCTCAGCCTGAAGGAACTCGAGCGCGCCAAGGTCTACGACACCAACGACCGCAATCAGACCGGCATGCTTCTCTACACGCTCGCGAACGGCGTGGATCTCGCCGCCGCCTGGGGTCAGGATCCCGCGACGGCGACCGGCGGCGCCCCGGGCCTCGACGTCGGCACCGGCGTCCCGCCTCTCGCGATGTTCTCGTCCGGCAAGAACGGTACGCTCCACACCGACAACGACGGCGACGGCTTCGTCAGCCCCGGCGACGTGCTCACCTATTCGATCGTCGTCACCAACATCAGCCGGGCGCCGGTGCCGAACGTGCTGCTGCAGGACTCGCTCCCCGCCGACGTCACCTACGTTCCCAACAGCACGCTCTTCACCAACGCATCGAACGTGACGACGCCGATTCCCGACGACGGGATCGGCACCGCGTTCCCGCTCGACGGGCCCGGCAAGGTCCTCGACAGCGTGAACCCGCTGCCGGTGGGCGGCACGTACACGGTGACGTTCCAGGTGCTGATCGACTCCTTTCCGAACCTGACGCCCGGTACGACCCAGATCGTGAACCTCTGCTCCGCGACCGCGCTCGGCATCCAGGTCCCCTGCGCGGACACGACGACGATCTTCGGCTGCATCGGCGACTTCGTGTGGAACGACCTCGACGCCGACACGGTGCAGGACGGCGGGCCCGAGACGGGCATCCCGTCGGTGCAACTGAACCTCTACCGCGACGCCAACGGCAACGGGTCCATCGACGGCGGCGAGGACGTGATCGCCACTCAGGCGACGAACGGCAGCGGCATCTACCACTTCTACGGGATCGAGGCCGGCACCTACATCGTGGACGTCGTGAACGCGACGGTGCCGGCGGGCTACGTCCTCACGACCGCGAACGACCCGAAGGCGATCACGCTCGCCGGCGGCCAGTGCAACCTGACCGCCGACTTCGGGTACCGCCTGCCACCGACGGTCACCCCGACGCCGACGATCACGACGACGCCCACGCCGACCCGTACCGCGACGGTGACCGCCACACGCACGGCGACACCGACCCTGACGGCGACGCCCACGACGACCGCCACCGTCACCGTGACGCCGACGCCGACCCGCACCGCCACACCGACGGTCACGGCGACTCCGACGCTGACCCCCACGCCTACCGTGACAGCGACCGCCACGGTCACCGCCACCCCCACGGTGACACCGACGCCGACGCGTACCGCCACGCCGGCGCTGACCGCCACGCCGACGGTGACCGCCACGCCGACCGTCACGCCGACGCCGACGGTGACCGCCACCCCGACCGCGACGGCAACGCCGACCGTGACGGCGACGCGCACGGTCACGGCCACGCCGACGGTCACGGCGACCCGCACGGCCACGCCAAGCCCGACGCGCACACCAACCGCCACTCCGACGGCAGTGCTCCCACCGCTGAACCACTTCCAATGCTACGAGACGCATCGTCAACCGGCGCGCATCTACGGCGTCACGCTCGACGACGTTTTCGGCCCAAGCGTGGTCGACCTCAAGAAGCTGAAGAGAATCTGCGCACCCGCCGACAAGAACATGGAAGATCCGACGGCGCCGATGGATCCAGATCACCTCGGCGTTTTCACGATCAAGCAAACAAGCCCGAGGTTCCGTCCGGTAGAAGACGTCGTCGTCGAGAACCAGTTCGGCATCCAGCGGATGAACGTCACGAAGCCCGATCGTCTTCTGTTGCCGACCGCGAAGAGCCTTACCGGTCCGCCGGTCATGCCTCCGAGCTTCGGTGTCGATCACTTCAAGTGCTACAAGATCGCTTACGCGAAGCTGCGGAAGTTCAACATCACCGTCGAAGACCAGTTCGGCTTCATCACCGTCGACATCAAGAAGCCAACGCATCTCTGCGTGAACGCCGACAAGAACGGTGAGGGTATCCCCGACCTCACACAGAACCTGATGTGCTATAAGGTCGTGGTCTCACCGGGCACGCCAGCCGCACAGCTACCGAATCTGATCTACACCACCGACCAGTTCGGAACCGACCAATACGGCGTCTACGGAGCTCGCGAACTCTGCGTTCCCTCACAGGTTACGTTTCCCGAGTAG
- a CDS encoding glycosyltransferase family 39 protein, protein MATRRIDPWVIAAVVAGLALRLVNLGTAPFWLDEMYTFEMLRVPWDALLGAAMRDNQAPLYYVVTKGWTALGGWSTAALRAPGLLASLACIPLAAAVTRLVAGARAARMAAWVAALSPLLIQHAQDARPYALLAAVATANLLILVRFLVGRSPRLGFWWVASAFVVVATHYYGIFFLAGQGLALLILRPAPVRGWLPAGVVAAGLCGALVLTAVGRASGDFGARYVFGITAMPGVVWSLLTGYALMPTSEDLHALGGTRAMLPYLPVALPTLPAFALVAAAGLRTMRREGRVLLLAIFTVALCAPFAYRLAAGVGVHPRYFAAAIAPVVVVTGAGMVLDRSARGIATAVLLVIMSAATFLHLWDTTHGREDLRAAGRWLDANVPPDEEILVTSSEMEVLARFTWPGRKFRRYPDGRGLVDPARVRALVEAFPMADRARAIYLVGRAWVTDRDGALQAALVDAYPSCPGIDVRGIRIYCFRPRSTATANVAANR, encoded by the coding sequence GTGGCTACCCGACGAATCGATCCCTGGGTCATCGCCGCCGTGGTGGCGGGTTTGGCGCTGCGGCTCGTGAACCTCGGCACGGCGCCGTTCTGGCTCGACGAGATGTACACGTTCGAGATGCTGCGCGTGCCCTGGGACGCGCTCCTCGGCGCGGCGATGCGGGACAACCAGGCCCCCCTCTACTACGTCGTCACCAAGGGATGGACCGCGCTCGGGGGCTGGTCGACGGCGGCCCTCCGCGCCCCGGGTCTGCTGGCGTCGCTCGCCTGCATCCCGCTCGCGGCCGCCGTGACGCGGCTCGTGGCGGGCGCGCGCGCGGCGCGTATGGCCGCGTGGGTCGCCGCGCTCTCGCCGCTCCTGATCCAGCACGCGCAGGACGCGCGTCCCTACGCGCTCCTCGCGGCGGTCGCGACCGCCAATCTCCTGATCCTGGTCCGCTTCCTCGTCGGACGCTCGCCGCGCCTCGGGTTCTGGTGGGTGGCGTCCGCCTTCGTCGTCGTGGCGACGCACTACTACGGCATCTTCTTCCTCGCCGGGCAGGGCCTGGCGTTGCTGATCCTGCGGCCAGCGCCCGTGCGGGGCTGGCTGCCGGCCGGCGTCGTCGCCGCCGGCCTCTGCGGCGCGCTCGTGCTCACGGCGGTCGGCCGGGCCTCGGGCGACTTCGGCGCGCGCTACGTCTTCGGGATCACCGCCATGCCGGGCGTCGTGTGGTCGCTGCTCACCGGCTACGCCCTCATGCCGACTTCGGAGGACTTGCACGCGCTCGGCGGGACGCGCGCGATGCTGCCCTACCTCCCGGTCGCCCTCCCGACGCTGCCGGCGTTCGCGCTCGTGGCCGCGGCGGGGCTGCGTACGATGCGCCGCGAAGGGCGCGTGCTCCTGCTCGCGATCTTCACGGTGGCGCTCTGCGCGCCGTTCGCCTACCGGCTCGCCGCCGGCGTCGGCGTGCACCCGCGCTACTTCGCGGCCGCGATCGCGCCCGTCGTCGTCGTGACGGGCGCGGGCATGGTCCTCGATCGCAGCGCACGCGGCATCGCGACCGCCGTGCTGCTCGTGATCATGAGCGCGGCGACGTTCCTCCACTTGTGGGACACGACCCACGGACGCGAGGACCTCCGTGCCGCCGGGCGGTGGCTCGACGCCAACGTACCGCCCGACGAGGAGATCCTCGTCACCTCCTCGGAGATGGAGGTGCTCGCGCGCTTCACGTGGCCGGGCCGCAAGTTCCGTCGCTACCCGGATGGCCGCGGTCTCGTCGATCCGGCGCGCGTCCGCGCGCTCGTCGAGGCCTTCCCGATGGCGGACCGCGCGCGCGCGATCTACCTCGTCGGGCGCGCGTGGGTCACCGACCGCGACGGCGCCTTGCAGGCCGCGCTCGTCGACGCCTACCCGAGCTGCCCCGGCATCGACGTGCGCGGCATCCGCATCTACTGCTTCCGGCCGCGCTCCACGGCGACCGCCAACGTCGCCGCCAACCGATGA
- a CDS encoding GNAT family N-acetyltransferase has protein sequence MTPVPAIDGYRAGDEAAIVACLRETFAAPARIERWRHLHCENPAGPSVIVVARHDGRIVGQIANLRRRVRFFGAEQPIAHVLDTVVHPDWQHRGVFPALVAASAQALERDAVHVSYGVANDAARRLAEEYEHRRPLGAFPVLVRPLRPLGSLAAIARHFLTQRRSPDAHVVPECAASGPVPAPPGPSLIHAGRGAWTPPRFDARHDDLFAHAGDLPPIAFVRDAAALAWRYPDSAGYPYAQRDVVAGDRVLATAVVRAVEAAGLRLVLVMEWHWRRGAVDAARAAARDVLALARRAGAHGVAAMGTRGSAQRRVLRGLGFLALPARAFPQRAWPGVDARGPHASDTRWRDGANWHFTWGDGLTV, from the coding sequence ATGACTCCGGTCCCGGCGATCGACGGCTATCGCGCCGGCGACGAGGCGGCCATCGTCGCTTGCCTGCGCGAGACCTTCGCCGCCCCGGCCCGGATCGAGCGCTGGCGGCACCTCCACTGCGAAAACCCGGCCGGCCCGTCAGTGATCGTGGTGGCGCGCCACGACGGCAGGATCGTCGGACAGATCGCGAACCTCCGCCGGCGTGTCCGGTTCTTCGGCGCGGAGCAGCCGATCGCCCACGTGCTCGACACGGTCGTCCATCCCGACTGGCAGCATCGGGGCGTGTTTCCCGCGCTCGTCGCCGCGTCGGCCCAAGCGCTCGAGCGCGACGCGGTGCACGTCAGCTACGGCGTCGCGAACGACGCGGCCAGGCGCCTCGCGGAGGAGTACGAGCACCGCCGGCCGCTCGGCGCGTTTCCGGTCCTCGTGCGTCCGCTCCGACCGCTCGGGAGCCTGGCGGCGATCGCGCGCCATTTTCTCACGCAACGGCGCAGCCCGGACGCGCACGTGGTCCCGGAATGCGCGGCCTCCGGACCCGTCCCGGCTCCGCCCGGACCGTCGCTCATCCACGCCGGGCGTGGGGCCTGGACGCCGCCGCGCTTCGACGCCCGCCACGACGATCTCTTCGCGCACGCCGGAGATCTGCCGCCGATCGCGTTCGTCCGTGACGCCGCCGCGCTCGCCTGGCGCTACCCCGATTCGGCCGGCTACCCGTACGCGCAGCGCGACGTCGTCGCCGGCGACCGCGTCCTCGCGACGGCGGTCGTCCGCGCGGTGGAGGCGGCCGGGCTCCGTCTCGTGCTCGTCATGGAATGGCATTGGCGGCGCGGCGCCGTCGACGCCGCGCGTGCGGCTGCTCGCGACGTGCTGGCGCTCGCGCGCCGCGCCGGAGCGCACGGCGTCGCCGCGATGGGGACGCGCGGCTCGGCGCAGCGACGCGTGCTCCGCGGACTCGGCTTCCTCGCGCTCCCCGCGCGGGCCTTTCCGCAGCGCGCGTGGCCGGGCGTCGATGCGCGGGGGCCGCACGCCTCCGATACGCGCTGGCGCGACGGCGCCAACTGGCACTTCACATGGGGCGACGGTCTCACGGTATGA
- a CDS encoding glycosyltransferase family 39 protein — protein MHGSPASGRAAAWTVAALTVAAALLRAPTLGRSLWLDEAWRANVALAPHADAFWTQVLGGGGITAPMPPLFALALRAISAVVGHSALGMRALPVVASVAAVPLAWVVARRAAGPAAGLVAALLFAASPTALLHGQELKQYSTDITVVLLLLAAAGAVARTPAPRRWLALALLESTAPGLSYPSALVLPGIALATFAACRDGAARRRWVAAHVVSGAATLAWYALVIGPQRARPVVAAYWAGDFPPIEGVPGAGWVVERLGEFLGYASLRPTWLTAMLVVAGLALAARWLGVAALASLATVVVAAAWRVYPLAGGRTTTFLLPFVYLGVGAAAAPPAGRRPLPAAARALLALASAVVVAPTILAGLRAPAAGVVYEETAPLVAALAAARQPGDRVYVYDGAVQAFRFHHPALDPAITLGGSHRSDPAAYGAELKPFLVPGRRLWLLFSHVHTAATGRSERDAILADLTPYARQLDVREAAGGASLHLFEVVRAPGEVRHLKLTPQDLADPARMKELLGR, from the coding sequence GTGCACGGCTCGCCCGCTTCCGGCCGCGCCGCCGCCTGGACGGTCGCCGCGCTGACGGTCGCCGCGGCGCTGCTCCGCGCGCCGACGCTCGGCCGCTCGCTCTGGCTCGACGAGGCGTGGCGCGCCAACGTCGCGCTCGCGCCGCACGCCGACGCCTTCTGGACCCAGGTGCTCGGCGGCGGCGGAATCACGGCGCCGATGCCTCCGCTCTTTGCGCTCGCCCTCCGTGCGATCAGCGCGGTCGTCGGCCATTCCGCGCTCGGCATGCGGGCGCTGCCGGTCGTCGCGAGCGTCGCCGCGGTGCCGCTCGCGTGGGTCGTCGCGCGCCGCGCCGCCGGACCCGCGGCCGGCCTCGTCGCGGCGCTCCTCTTCGCCGCCTCGCCGACCGCGCTCCTCCACGGCCAGGAACTCAAGCAGTATTCGACCGACATCACGGTCGTGCTGCTCCTCCTCGCGGCCGCGGGCGCCGTCGCGCGGACGCCGGCGCCGCGGCGCTGGCTCGCGCTGGCGCTGCTCGAAAGCACGGCCCCCGGCCTCTCGTACCCGAGCGCGCTCGTGCTGCCGGGCATCGCGCTCGCGACCTTCGCTGCGTGCCGCGACGGCGCCGCGCGCCGGCGCTGGGTGGCCGCGCACGTCGTGAGCGGCGCCGCCACCCTCGCCTGGTACGCCCTCGTGATCGGTCCGCAGCGCGCGCGTCCCGTGGTCGCCGCGTACTGGGCAGGCGACTTTCCGCCGATCGAGGGCGTGCCGGGCGCGGGGTGGGTCGTGGAACGGCTCGGCGAGTTCCTCGGCTACGCTTCGCTCCGCCCGACGTGGCTCACGGCGATGCTGGTCGTAGCCGGGCTCGCGCTCGCGGCGCGCTGGCTCGGCGTCGCCGCGCTCGCGAGCCTCGCCACGGTCGTCGTCGCGGCCGCGTGGCGCGTCTATCCCCTCGCGGGCGGACGCACGACGACCTTTCTCCTCCCCTTCGTCTACCTCGGCGTCGGCGCCGCGGCGGCGCCGCCCGCCGGCCGCCGCCCGCTGCCGGCGGCCGCGCGCGCGCTCCTCGCCCTCGCGAGCGCCGTCGTGGTCGCGCCGACGATCCTCGCCGGCCTCCGCGCTCCCGCGGCGGGCGTCGTCTACGAGGAGACGGCGCCGCTCGTGGCCGCGCTCGCGGCGGCGCGACAGCCGGGCGACCGCGTCTACGTGTACGACGGCGCGGTGCAGGCCTTCCGCTTCCACCATCCCGCGCTCGATCCCGCGATCACGCTCGGCGGCTCGCACCGGAGCGACCCGGCCGCGTACGGCGCCGAGCTGAAGCCGTTCCTCGTTCCCGGCCGGCGCCTCTGGCTGCTCTTCTCGCACGTCCACACGGCGGCGACCGGCCGCTCCGAGCGCGACGCGATCCTCGCCGACCTCACGCCCTATGCCCGCCAGCTCGACGTGCGCGAGGCGGCGGGCGGCGCGTCCCTGCACCTCTTCGAAGTCGTCCGCGCGCCGGGCGAGGTCCGCCACTTGAAGCTCACGCCGCAGGACCTCGCCGATCCCGCCCGCATGAAGGAGCTGCTCGGGCGCTGA